The genomic interval GCATATTTGCTTTCAGATACGTGAAGGGAATATGCtaggtcattttttttttcaaagtcaaGCCCAACCACttaaaaatccaaatctaaacccattttatttaaatatccaCCTAAATCTAACCATTCAAaacaaaatagattaaaaatgaaaaaacaataaagacataAAGAcacaaaaagttaaaagaaaaaactcgaaacataattaaatcttcattcttctcttctctctcactaTCTAAATCATGATTCGCACCCCTTTTCATCCCCAACTTCATtctctaatcttcatcttctacttctttcctaCTGTATGCTCGAGCCGCTCAGCTACCACTCGATGttactggatttttttttttaagttttcactcTTTTCATGGATCTActttaatctaaattaaaataagtattataacaattaattgGACATTATCTCGTATANatatatatatatatattatatcatatcttcaatgtatccgtatcttaattatttaaaaattgatatatcatCGCATCGTATCATATCCATTAATCTTATATTCGTATCTGTGTGCTACTTCTTAGGCCAAATCTTTCTCCAAAGTGAGCACATGATTCTCTTCATAATATCCGAAAAGTTAGACCAAGAAAACTACAAGTTTACACCTTCCAGATTATTTTGTGCTCTACAAACTAAACTTGAAGCATTACCTCTCTACCGTTGCATCATTCACCACTTCAAACTTGTATACTATTTTATAAACTCTAAGAACAAACAAAATGTAAGTTCAAATGTGTTACAAATGAGGGAAGGATCTAAGATTTTTATATGGATGATCTTCTGAGGGACACGAATGAAATTTGACCTTCTGTTGAGTAAGTGCTATGAAATTACACATTCAACCCACAAATGGTTTGAGAGTGAACTTGATCTCAGATCTCCCTTCTTGCTTCTCGCTCCATCTCGCTTCTCGATTTTTTCCCTCATCAATGCTTTCCTTCAATTCTTCCTACTCAATTCCCAATTGTTCCTCTCCTTTCTCGCTTCTTCATCTCACTTCTTCGATTTTTTCCCTCATCAACACTTTCGattatttctctcatttcttcATCTCGCTCcttggtctcgctctctctcctTGATCCCGCTCcttaggaagaagaagaaaagcacagaaaaaaaagaagaaaaagtagaAAAACAAAGCAAAAAAGGACGAAGAATAAGAAAAGCgcagaaaaaaaaagaagaaagaaaggaaaccAACAGAAAACGGAAGAAGAAGGCAGAAAAGAAGTGCATTTGAGGTTAACGTGGTAATTTCAAATGATGTTAATATAAATAGAGGGCCAAATTTCATCGTTTTTcaaatttggagttaattttCATTTGGGACCCTATAAAGGGGCCCTCTATGCAATTTTCCTGAAGGATGGGAAATTTATATAGATGGCCTTTTTTTAGAGGCCCAACTGAAATTTGGTCCAAggttaaaaaacaaataaaaaatggccTTGTGCTAACGTCAGCCACATAAAAAAGTACTCATGCGTTAGGGGTTTGACTCGCGCttcttgcttcttcttcttattcctTAAAAGACacatttataattcttttttcaagaaaaagcaaaacaaagaagaaagacaaaaaaaaaagaaaaatgcaaaacaaagaagggagagaaaaaaatacagaacgaagaagggaaaagaattGCATAACAAAGAAGGAAGGGAAAAAATTGCAGCGGGGATGTGGAAGGAAGACGATCCAGTAAAACACACAGATTAAAAAAATGGTGAGAGAGATTTTTGTACAAAGATCGAGCAAGGAAAAAAATTGCagattagattaaaaaaaagaagaaaaaaactacaaaaggaagaaagaagagtgCATTTGGGGTTAAACTGGTAATTTCTCATGGCACTGACAAACCGAGGATCAAAAAAGGTTAAGTTTCATTTGGACCCTATAAAGGGCCTTCTGTGTAATTCTTCCCAAATAAAAGTCAGTCTTTTCTACCTGCAACAGATTAACAAGGATTCAAGCAACATGAAAGATGCACAAAAATAAGTTGTTTTGTATTATTTGACTTGTTGATTTGAAGGGAGTACAAAGCTGATAAgaatagaccaatgtgggttccATTATGTTATAAATGATCTCAGTCTCTTATCTCTATATCAGCTGAATCCAACAATATGAAAGCATTATGAGCTCTAAAACCACAACCCAGCACTAGAATCAACAAGTCAAGCATTTACAGTTTCAACAGAGTTTACCCTGACAAACCAACAGTAACCATTTGTCGAGTTGAGCAGAGGCTGATCATAACAAGTCCTTTATAAATTCAAGGTTTAACGTGTCTCTGATGATGAGGAACAGCCCGAGAAGTACAACGAACATGACCCCAGATGACATAATTCGCTGCTCGAGTTCTAGAGGCAACTTCCTCCCTCCCCTTACAGCCTCAATGAGGATCAAAGCCAATGAACCGCCATCCAAAGCAGGCAAGGGCAGAAGGTTTATAACAGCAAGGTTAATGTTAAGCACAGCAGCAAATTGATAGAGCCCATCAATGTTGGACCTCGCAACTTCTGCACCAACAGCAATAATGGCCACAGGACCAGAAACCTTACTGGCTGACTGAGAGAAATTAAGAAAAGTTTGTTTCAAGCTATCCAGAACACTATATGAAAGACccaaaaattcctttctagagTAGTTAAAAGCCTCCAAGAAATTCTTTGCTACAACTTTTGAAATCTTTACATTAGGTGAAAGCTGAACCCCAATTCTCCCTGTTCCATCAAAACTCTCATCTGGGGTGACCCCAATTTCAAGATCCTGTTTCCCTCTTTCAACTTTAAGAAGCACAGTTCTATTGGGGCTTCTTTTAATTGCCTCAACAAGATCAGAAACTGCAGTAGAACCCAATTTTGGCAGTTCATTTCCATTAACAGCTAGAATCACATCCCCAGGAAGCAAGCCATCACGAGAAGCAGCTGAAAGAGTTCGAACCTCAGGCACAAGAACGCCTGGAAAAGGCTCTTGAACTGGCAAACCAACGGACGAGACTTGAACTAAGATAATTATGTATGCAAAGATTATATTGGCAATAACACCAGCAGAAATCACCAACACTCTATCCAATATCGGTCTATTTTTAAGCAAATTTTCATCATCTACTGGAATATCGCTTTCAGGATCATTATCAGGAAAACCCACAAATCCACCGAGGGGAAAAGCCCTAATGGAGTATTCTACATTGTTTTTGTTGAATTTTGCAAGAACTGGACCAAAACCGATTGCAAATTTACTTACATGAATGCCCTGTAAACAGGCGGCGAGGAAGTGGCCACTCTCGTGCACAACAATGATAGCCGTCAACACCGCCGCCGCCTCGAGTACCGACTGAGCACTTCCAATATCGATTCCGGCAAAAGCCCACAGCCTGAAATCGCCATTCCTCCGACATGGGATTTTGGTCTTGTCCCAGAAAATTTGGTGTCTGTTCTTGAAACTGAGGTCAGACAACGGGAAAGAATgacaaaatgaagaagaagaagaagaagaagaagaagataaggaTTTAGAGAAGTGGGTTCTAGACTTGACTGAAAAATCTGAGAAGGGGGACTTTAACTTCGCTAATTTAATGacagaaaaagaagaggaagagagattTACTAACATGGTTTTAGAAGTTTGCTGAGGATTATCAGGATTGACAAAGATTTAGAGAGAAATAAAGGAAGGTAGGggaagaattggagaagaaatAGGTTTCGGATAACGCCATTTTGAAATTTGTGGAGGGGAATCGAGAGTTGTGGTTCCTCTTTTCTCCCCCTCGTATTTTCGTGTGTTTTGAGGCCTCAGTCGCCCGATGGTTCCAACGTGTGAacccaaaatacaaaatataaagaGCTACATTACttttattggtaaaaaaaatgagtaaaaaacTACAGCATCAACTAAAAAAGGAAACCGACCAAATTGGTAGTGGTAGTATTAGGAAATATAACTGACTTTGCGTGTTTGTGAGAATCGACTTGTAATCAATTCATTGTTCCCACATATACACCACCAAACTCAAATGTTTAGAATATTTATCGTTGTTAtatgtaattttgaaataaaacaataaaattgtcTTAAGAAGGGAATCAAGCCAAACTAGCATTCGAACCACAGGAAAAAGGTCGGATAAAGAGAAGAGAATGGGTCGAGACCCATACACGACTCGAATCGACCTACTCCCTCGAACCAAGAAACCTTAAAGCAAGTCCAAAGCAGATTTGAAAATCAAGCCCCGATAGGATAAGGAGAACAAATCCTATAAAAAGGGCACTAGGAACCTTAGAGAAACCAAGTAAGTTCTCTTTGATTGTCGATCTTCTTCTGACTTAGGCATCCGAGCACGTGTAGCAATTGCCATACAGTGTGAATGTTAGAGATGTGTTATTGgtaatatatttgtttaaggtaTCTAGTTTCTACTTCTTGGGCAGTTTTGGTGTTATCTCAGAATATGCCGCAGAGGATGTTACCCAAGATGTTGTctcatttcttttcttatttaaaatattctgcattttattttctctgGGTTGCTTTCCTTCTTGATGAGTTTCCAAATTTATTTGGGGATATTTTCTATCTTTCTACTGTGCTATTTAAGTCCAAGAAGTATCCTTGCTAGGGTTGTCGCATGTATTGTTGCGTGAAATTTTAGTTCTTAACTATGCCTAACCCAATTGATTGGACATCCAACCAATAgtcctaattacctaattagCTAAACATGCTTAAAGGAATCTATATTAAACATGATTACCCAACTACATTAAGTTCTAGGGCTTACCTGAGAATGAATGTTTAATTTCTACCGTCTAGTTAAACACCCACTATGATTTTCTCTAGGTTGATAGGAACAATACGATTCACTTTAGCCAACAAATTGcaagcctaactaacctattgcttcttaTGGACTCACGAATAATTTCATCTCACATATTGCTAGATAATCCTAAACATTCCACCACAAATCCTCAAGTAGCTTGTTAGACAATCAAGAGAAAATATAATTGATTAAGTAAGATAAATAGAGGCAAACCCGTAGCCAAgatatgaaaattataattaaataaaacaccCAAAATTACATTGTTCCAAAATCccctaaactagaaaataactagAACTTACCTTTCCATGGAGACAGAGAAGACAAATCCTGGCATCGTTCCATTAATTACatgagaaaaaggaagaaaatagataaaaacaCAAGTGGAAGAGgtgagaagatgaagaaatttagCTGCAGACCGAACTGGAGCTGATAATTCTACCCTAAAACGAAGAAGAAATGTTTTATAAAGCAATCGTAGTGTTCCAATGCTGGTTGCAACGCTGCACCTAGCATTGCAACCTTGCGACAGACAATGGACGTCTCCATTAATATtcgaagcattgcaacgctaccctaTTTTTCAGCATTATGGGGGCTACTATCTTTTATCGTTGCAACACTCCATCTAGGGGCATTTTTGTCATTTCACATCCTTTTGAAGTCcggttgctcaaattagctcttAATTGCTTCAAATCAACCCCGAACAGCTCGTAACAAATGATTCCACCTCCAAGATGCTCGATacctataaaatcattaaataaacacatttaacatagtaacgacctagaattaagaagagaaaaataacacattttttgTACTATCacctatctttaatgtcggtttaaaaccaacattaaagatctattttttttaaaactgacATGATACATCCGTTTTTACTTTTTTCCATTGtaattaaagcccaaaattcttgtagtgatcaCCACTCAAAACTAAAActctaataaaaatatttgaataaaatgtacatgttggggtttatgccctaaactcgtggtttgtaatttgtaaacaaagtatttatttatataaataaagtgttatttatttcatatttagacttgtgtaactcaatccaaggttatttaatgtaacttgaatagtatatggcggacatacaagtgaatcatgttcaagtaataacctaaaagatctATATATAGTATAcagataaggttaggtacctcatcttggtaacactatggatacgaacCACTTTGTAAACATTACAAATGActtgatccaaatcgttcatgtagagacatatgagtggggatATCTAtgcaaatagtttgtataagactagaccacaaaatatataatctctctttgtaacaccCTTAAccgaagagattaatatttcaaacgATGATCAATTATAattcgatctcaatcctgagtgagttatggacttTTGTCTATGAGGCTtcgtcatttgatttgtataaaAGAGAGTGGCCTGAGTTGCTGACTTAATATgccaccattttggggacaagaatgagtgaggagctaggaacatagctacacaagatggaactcactccttccTACCTTTAGGAAAAGTAGATGAGTTGTTCCTTTAAATGCTGACTCCAAGTCTTGAATAATAGGGCTCCTCCCTCTCACTAACTTGAGAGGGATTTAGCTtatggttggatcataaacaaaCTGTTCATtaaggatcaatggtacttaaggagtaagaagtaattataggggtaaaacagtaatttgacctagctataattATGAATGACTCATGATGGATCGACTTACTTGTAGTGGTTAaatcaatggacacataaatattatacaattcataagagtgcaactgtgggtctttggtggagtgctctatagttaatgaatgttgattaatttaattaaagagtttaattaattaatcccagatcattggagcttataattgtaggtccattaggtcactcTTCTAATTCAAACGAATAAATCAAGAATCATTAgctttgaaagaatttgaagtgttcaaattggtTAAGGTAATTAATGTTAATTGTATAtagtataattaatataatgtatatagatacatgaAATGAAATACACTCAAAATGTGCATTATTTACCTTAGATTTAGAATGGTTTCTAATgaaattttataagatttgaTGTGTTTACTAGAGATTTCTAGGGTTTATATTCAAGATTCAAATTCTTAGTAAAAATGAGCTAAAACAGACCTAAATATGTCCAAGGAGGACAAAACCGAGTAATGAATCAAGGAAAGCGAAGAAAATGTTGGGTTTCtgacccttaatctcaaattaattaatttgaattaattaatgttttgatgataacaaacctgcTTTTATTCATTAACAATTTAAATGTTTTGAAGTGTCTATtgtgtagagctcggaacaacaattccaacacaatttgaatcactcaaattagAGCTTTAACAAAGAAGATATGACCGAAATAATCTTAACGAAAAAATCGTTGATGACATGAcaaaatttttctcatcaaattggaccaattgAAAAGTGCCACTTGGAATAATGGGGGAGTGATACATGGAGGgcttttatttttggattgattttaaaaagaaaatgaatttaatattattttatgtttgtgtctaacggctagttttggACACATGGTAGACATTTGATTCTTGTTGGATTTTAAAAGagatgatttttaaaaatatatattattatattttttgtttatgtctaatggctagtttagtttaaatctcaatcatttaattttcttttaccaacATCCAATGGCCCAAAATTGGATTTGGTTTTCGCCTAGCCCatctctttttaaactcttcatcttctccaCAATTAAAACAACAATTTCACATCTTTTTACAATCCTCCATAATTCATTAAAcctccattgttgctctctctaagcttCAGTTTTctccttttcattttattcttgagagagatttaTGTATGGTGACAATTGATTTTGTTGTGAGCTCAAAATTCGTAAATCTACTCTTTTAGAGAGTCCTCAAAcatgttctttaatttttctaaacatTTTGTAAGGATTGCTCTTGATCTGTAAAAATATTGGttgtaatggtttgatcctatTTAGTGGAAAGGATTGAGTTTGCTCTTGAAATCGCAAAAAAGAGCGGTGTAGCCGTTGGACTCTAATCTGTAGAAAGAGTTGATGAGATCAttatacaaaatcctaagaGGCGCTTAggaaagtggatgtaggtcgagtttgaccgaaccactatagaaattttctatgttaattttctctatccctatactatcattttgcaattaatgtgttattatagtttattacgtgaaattaaattgcaatatttgttcttaaaattaattgttcatatttgtatattttgatTGGTAGTTCTTAAATTTCTACATTTATTATCAAACTTGTTATCAGAATCAATTTGGGGGCTTTAAAGTAGTATTAACTTCTTGATTATTTTTTGTtgaatttatttgcatgaatttattgtttaaattacacgTTAGCAAAAagttttgttaatttgtttaatttgacctacattaggaaaaaagttttaattagttttaataaacCCTATTAACCCCCCTTTAGGGTTATCATATCgttcctacaaaaaaaaaaagagaagaaaaggttCAAAACCCCTAAAACAGGACAGAGCCATGGCACAGCCCTTGGCACTTTTCCTCGGGAGGTGGGAATTCTAGACAGTGCTGCTGTGCTTCGACAACTACAGGTAGTGCCACAACACTGCCGAAATAATTCCACCACACCAGTTTTTAGTCTAGAGAAAGTGAGAAAAATTAGAGGGTTTTTTGGAGGCCATTCGAGATCCCGATGTACGAATCGAGGCGAGATTGACAGGTTTCGATGGTGGAAATTGCTTCGGAAGTggtttttctttccctttattATTCTTTACTACATATGATTGTAACAATGTATGAGAATGCATTTGTAGTAATGATGTGTCATCAATAGTgttgattttcaaaataaaaagaagccTACCACAATCAAATTTGTCATATtagatgggtcaaatatatcaatatccgatatgcaaaatttgcttctacatttccccttttttttagggaagcttgatagagatcaactaagtgttttgatgtaTGTCAAATACGTGCCTAATGCCCAATTATACCACATCTGAAGCATTTTTGTTCAAcatttcttgaacttttatcttatggagcttttcctttataACCATCATTTTTagtgattcttttgaaatttggattattataacaactttcacaaaaaaaaaaaaaaaaaaaaaaaaaaaaaaaaaaattcttcctcTACCATGGTCACAACCTCAACCACAACTACGATCTCGACCACGATTGTTAAAATTTACAGCATTCACTTTAGGAAATGGTGTTGCTTCGGTTGGTCaagattgatgatttttcataaataattcgttatttatttcagccacaagaagacatgaaacAATTAATTTAGCATTGAAGGAACTATTGTACAAGAGAACCATTGAGCGAAAGCAAGATTGTACCAAAcctattgtgaaagaacaaaacatttacaaacatacaaaaatagttatgcatcatagagtaaattacaacatgcttttcattTAAAAACAAAGGGAATCGAGGGACAGATCtctgaagaactcttcttcaagtatttcCTCGGTCTACACCAATCATGCGTCCTAGCAAACTCGATCATGAACACGAACGACCAGTGAAATTCCACGAACTGTCAgttcctcgaacccaatcgagtaagactcgatcctcgacccttgAACAGACacactcgacactaccactcggttgccttggtattctcgatgtgagaattcaggaggtgtgggctctatatgaatttggtagagggaaggaggaagtatacgatcgagtaagtgggagaaaggctaAGTCTATCGTATACACTGGGTACTCGATCATCTAGTAAACAAGAAACTATCGTCTAGTAAACTCGCTCGTCGTTCACTCTCTCaaagggctatcgtatagcttttattttctctcaatcaaatgttatgcaattattaaatatgaaaACCTTTTTCACTTTTATCCATGAATTATCAAAATTGATAGTAACTTCCCACTTATAACCGTTAAAGGAGAGAATAACCAACCAAAAAAtttctcataattgtttttattataaataaatataataactaatttatcatattatatttataacctatagttttaatatcacaatAATATTTAAGCCAtagttattttctcctttatgacatttaatatgaatcatatttatattaattcctccatttaatgtatctaatactcAAATCatctatcatatataattgaatcaatttaattatatcatatataatcaaattccctcttgttaatttgaacacttcaagctaacccaaaaactgattctcaacttgaatccatcgagctaccaaggggaccttatggatatgtagcttgaagctccaatggtacatgaataactgattaaactctttaatcacgatatctaccattcgttaactttcagacatttcactaaagaccgacagctgcactcttcacactacagatatatttctgtgtccattgaatataaccaatcaacagtacaatgacccttcacaaatcgcttgtaagtacagctaggctaatttaccgttttgcccctgtagttacatctaactccttaagtaccaccaattcctctaatgagcaatacatcatagtcttactatgagtgaacacttctcgagcCACGAGaatgttggaattggtgtcctaattctctcggagtctcgtagtttgtaatctatacacattattatgaataaaataaaagttattttatttggcatttactcatattcaataaacaaagcttcatggttattgtatgtaaacttaagcatgtatatgagaatacaagtggatcatgccttaaatgataacctaaaaaggtctgtagtataaggattaatgagggatacctgatcctggtgacactatggatacgacccgctcaGTAGAGGTCTGCAAGTGTTAtgaactattacagatggtagattctaactattcatgtggagacatgcgagtgggggtgtgtatacaaagagtttgtataagatcggaccacgagatgactagtctctatatataatgttgttgataCTGGAGATATACATCTCACCTacacgaccataggtgacataacttCAAtactaagtgttttgggaacttctacctttgaaggcggtcctttgattagtatgggtgagagtagccagattgctaactcaacatgcctacctttttggggatttgtctgatttgggagttgggaactcagttacacaagatggaattcactccttccccgaagcaggggtaagtagatagattgctcccttaagggctgattctgggtcttgaacatagtggccacagcttctctttgaaagagaggactcagtcatagtaggactatacttatattcattagaagaatcagtggtacttaaggagttagatgtaactataggggcataatggttatagacccaactgtacttacgagcgatctgtgaagaatTATCATGCTATTGATTGGtttatatggacacataatatatatgtagtaaggagagttcagctatcgatctttagtggagtgcctgacagttaacggatggtggacctgtgactaatgagtttagtcagttattcatatatcgttggagcttcaagctacaagtccataaggtccccttggtagctcaatggattcaagttgagaatcaattcttggtgttgatttgaaatgttcaaattgacaagaggaaattcgattatatatgatatgatcagtgtgatgtatgagagatacatcaagtggagaatTANNNNNNNNNNNNNNNNNNNNNNNNNNNNNNNNNNNNNNNNNNNNNNNNNNNNNNNNNNNNNNNNNNNNNNNNNNNNNNNNNNNNNNNNNNNNNNNNNNNNNNNNNNNNNNNNNNNNNNNNNNNNNNNNNNNNNNNNNNNNNNNNNNNNNNNNNNNNNNNNNNNNNNNNNNNNNNNNNNNNNNNNNNNNNNNNNNNNNNNNNNNNNNNNNNNNNNNNNNNNNNNNNNNNNNNNNNNNNNNNNNNNNNNNNNNNNNNNNNNNNNNNNNNNNNNNNNNNNNNNNNNNNNNNNNNNNNNNNNNNNNNNNNNNNNNNNNNNNNNNNNNNNNNNNNNNNNNNNNNNNNNNNNNNNNNNNNNNNNNNNNNNNNNNNNNNNNNNNNNNNNNNNNNNNNNNNNNNNNNNNNNNNNNNNNNNNNNNNNNNNNNNNNNNNNNNNNNNNNNNNNNNNNNNNNNNNNNNNNNNNNNNNNNNNNNNNNNNNNNNNNNNNNNNNNNNNNNNNNNNNNNNNNNNNNNNNNNNNNNNNNNNNNNNNNNNNNNNNNNNNNNNNNNNNNNNNNNNNNNNNNNNNNNNNNNNNNNNNNNNNNNNNNNNNNNNNNNNNNNNNNNNNNNNNNNNNNNNNNNNNNNNNNNNNNNNNNNNNNNNNNNNNNNNNNNNNNNNNNNNNNNNNNNNNNNNNNNNNNNNNNNNNNNNNNNNNNNNNNNNNNNNNNNNNNNNNNNNNNNNNNNNNNNNNNNNNNNNNNNNNNNNNNNNNNNNNNNNNNNNN from Benincasa hispida cultivar B227 chromosome 10, ASM972705v1, whole genome shotgun sequence carries:
- the LOC120089286 gene encoding probable membrane metalloprotease ARASP2, chloroplastic; amino-acid sequence: MLVNLSSSSFSVIKLAKLKSPFSDFSVKSRTHFSKSLSSSSSSSSSSFCHSFPLSDLSFKNRHQIFWDKTKIPCRRNGDFRLWAFAGIDIGSAQSVLEAAAVLTAIIVVHESGHFLAACLQGIHVSKFAIGFGPVLAKFNKNNVEYSIRAFPLGGFVGFPDNDPESDIPVDDENLLKNRPILDRVLVISAGVIANIIFAYIIILVQVSSVGLPVQEPFPGVLVPEVRTLSAASRDGLLPGDVILAVNGNELPKLGSTAVSDLVEAIKRSPNRTVLLKVERGKQDLEIGVTPDESFDGTGRIGVQLSPNVKISKVVAKNFLEAFNYSRKEFLGLSYSVLDSLKQTFLNFSQSASKVSGPVAIIAVGAEVARSNIDGLYQFAAVLNINLAVINLLPLPALDGGSLALILIEAVRGGRKLPLELEQRIMSSGVMFVVLLGLFLIIRDTLNLEFIKDLL